Part of the Triplophysa rosa linkage group LG3, Trosa_1v2, whole genome shotgun sequence genome, CGCAGGAGAGAAGCGTCATTTCTGGAAGGGAGAAGATATCCATGAACTGCTTCATTGTTTGACCATGAGAGCTCTGTATAGGAAAAAGCCACGTCAGGACATAATTGCTATTAAACTTCTTTAGCTTTGCTTTTTGCAAACAAGtcgattgtaaaaaaaatgtacaggaAACCTACAGACCTTGCCATAAAAGTCACTCATGATTTCAAGGGGTACATGGGACCCTTCGTACATAGCACTGACCTCTTTATCCGGCACAGGATTAAGACCCctacataaacatttacatgacaTTGAGTAAAAACGCATTATACTAGGTTATATATTTTAGTAATATGCATTACAGTATGCACACTACCTGTATACTGTACCCAGTTGGATATAATGAAAGGCATCAATCTTCATCAGTAAGGCCTGGATTTCAAATGATCAATGAGAAAAAAGATCACACAAAACTTTAACACCAATGGCACAAGCAATAGGAAATAGATTACATACCTTTTGAACGTCATAGTGCAGACCACGGATCACAAAATTAGGGATGTATTCATATTTCCTCAATCCCTCTGGATACTGATATGAGAACAGGCCATGATATGATATTGTTGCAGAagcagtttatttatttgaatattttatttttcacattttgaatattcataaaaatataatttacagcacaaatgaacTGTTGGGTCACTTACCCTGTGCTCCTGAATGAGGATGTCCCGGGCGATGTTGAAAATGAGGGTGTGAAGATGACTAGAGTAGAAAGCCAGAGTGTAGTCATAATCAAAGCCATAGATCTCAATGTCCTGCAGGCTTGTCTCATTATTGGCAAAGATGGTGTCTGGATTTACAAAGTTGTTTGATATAACTGGTATTAAATCTGAGGAATAAACATACTCgtgttaataaataattgacCATTCATGATTTCATTGTCTATTCGAAATATAATGAAAAGGGGAAACATACaattataaatgataaatcTATGTTGAACATAATAAGGAAATTCTGAATCTTTGAATGTGAAGATTGATCAATTTTTTCATATTCCACCGTATTTATAACTACATCAATGTATTATAATCGTATGACAACATGACCCGAAACCTTGACACTTTAAATGGTAAGACTGACCTGAAAAATGTATATGACGAATGATCAAATCTAGCACATTTTCTTATGTAGTGATATACATATGCATACAATTTCAACAGCCTTATGGTCACTTGTGACAGATGACCAGGGAAAATTTGACGTCTTATGACATGTATGAGAACTAACCTTGCGTTTGCTTTTTCGTTTCATTGTAAACAGACCAGAGCCAGCTGATCTTGTCGTCACTGGAGGAGTTGGTGCACATGTTCGCTGCTGTCACTTGTCCCACTGGGATCTCTCTCTGGGACACTTGACCATTTTTCCGTTCCCGAGATCCAAACATCCACGATCTGTTGTCGACCAAACATGTCGCGCTTTTTGTGTGCAAGTACTTAAAGTGTGTGATAAGAGTCTTTAAACTGTCTTTATTTCTGACCAGATTAGAAAGGGGCAGAGACAAGGTCGGCATATTTGTTCCAGAGCTGCTTTCTGAATGACAGGCGAGAGCGTTTCAGCGGTACATGGTTTGCCAAACAGCTTCTCAAATTTGCATACTTCCGTTTTCACGTTAACAAACGcactttcataataaaagtcCTATGTAAACATATTGGCCTTTGCGAACCATGTGTAATTCtgcataaaatattttacattattcttATTATGGTGTTTAATACTAAATCCAGTTACCACCAGAACTGTTACTGCCACAAACTGCAAAAGTCTCTCATTATAATAatgcaaattcaacaaaaaaataaaaaaaaattcaatataaaggactgttttttttcactttaatgatTTGATATCTAATGTTGCACTATATATAACAAAGAAGACAAAGTGTAAGTACAAATAATTTTATTCACAGTATAAAATAAGAATTTTTGTCTCATCTTACTCAGGTTTTGGGAGTCTTTACAACATTATGTGCATATGTACAGTAATTACAAAGCAATTAAATGTGTCATTGTTTCTCtgagtctgtctgtctttcttttaAGCCAAGAAGCTCTGTTCTCAGTTCCCCGGGTTTTGGTGGGACATCTGGAATCGTctataatgcaaaaaaaaacatttattaatacataACATTTTCTCTTTAGCTTTGTTGATTATTTCCACCTATCATTTTTGCACTAAATACAATGTAATGTACACTATAAGGTCTACATAGTCCTTTTTTACCAGCAATACCTATAACAAATGAAAATGCACAAAACATGACACTAACCAAATCAGGACGGTAATACTGATGAACGACCTGTGCTCCTGCAAACATTGACAACATGCTGGCAGTAAGCATCCTTAGATATCTTGGCCAGGATACGCCTGCTGGCATCTTTAAATACTTGTGTGGTTTACAGATTTTCTGTCACTTTGCACCTATTGAAAGATGGTGATCCTGGTAAACATACAGTCCCTGTTACCTACATATATAACACTTCTATATAACTATTTGGTTAATCCAAAAATTAAGGTGAGTTTTGCTAGAAGGTCATTTCATCATTGTGCTAGTTTCCTTGAAAAGTAGCAACAAATGATGATTTACGGGCTCAAAATAAagcactattacacacacaacattttataaaataaactaaaagaaGGTATACTCACATTCGCAAATGTATACAGTCAATATAGTATTACACCGTTGTTATACGCAGTAAAGGTTCTTCTTGTTACATGTCGGATTCACATGTTCAGACAGCTCAAATGATATGAATAACACACAGGGAGTACTGATCTAAAACCTTGGCTAAACAAATGAGGAAAGAACTCTTAATTAATTAACATCCAATATCATAATTTTACAACTACTTTTTATCACTGATAAAACTACACAAACCACAAAATgctttaaatatacaaatgtgTTATAAATGTGTTACGATCTCCTCCTCTGTAAATAATGGTACGGTCTAAAAATGTGAATTGTGCCATTACGACCCCGTTGCCTAATAGTATAAAAGCACATTAAAGTTGTGCTTAAATTTGATTATTTTGTTAAAGTTAGAAAGGTGAAAAAACATAGTTGTTTTATACTATACATGGAGAGTAAAACGATTTTAATCACAAAACTGCGTAAACTTTTTTCGTTCTAATGTTTcaataatatgaaataatatGTAGACTTTTACTTTGAATTTTCTCTGTAGCTTTGTTGACATTTTACACTAGCTTCATACATCATGGGTAGTATCTTTTagtacagatttttttctactaaaTACTACAATGAAGACTATAAGTTCCGAAGAATATATATGGCAGGTAAGATTTACAAGCCTTTTAAATAGTAACATGTCTGTATGTAGCGAAACGCGCTATTTTAATTTGTGTATGGGGGTCAATGATCCACACAGCTCTTTAAATGAGTGCAGTGAGCGAGCTGCATGGGCATCCTGGGCATTGTCTTTGAAACCCTCATGTTTCTactaaaaatgcatttaaaaatgtaatatattttgcCGTTGAATCGAGAAACTTGAGCCAAATCGTAATAAAACGGGCGCTCCAGAACCTGTTAAACAAAGGGGAGGTGTGGTTTAACAGCTGGTATAtcagtaacaaaaacatgaatattAATCTATTAAAGTAAGAACACCAATTAAGATGGAAGAAAGGCAGTATTCATCTCTGACGGCCCCTATGGATTATCTCCAGTACTGGTGAGTTTACCCAGCCCCAAAAGATCCCACAAAACCTTTAgcttaataaatgcatttattttgtaatctgAATGATGTCCTGTTTTTCAAAGGGTGCATTAGGACAGACCTGATGAAATATTTCAAACATAGCGGACGCAGAGACTCTGGTCTCCGTTATCCAGATTTTCATagtgcttttctcttttttttacgaTGTTTAAACAGGTACCAGACAAATCATCAGCAGTTTCATCCTGAGCAGGTGCCACAATATAACCAGATGGTTAATATTGAGGGACCAATGGAGGACAAAGTCATGACCAATTTAGCAGTACATCAAAATCTCTATATGGATCAACAACAACCCCAACAATTGCCTATCCCGCCACCAGGTATGTTCAGCCAGTGCATGTGACAAAAATGTGGATATTTCTGCAGTCCTGCTGTATGATGGCACACGCTTGTTTTGTAGATCCTCCGCTGACACCTGCAAAAGGCAAGAAACGGGGGCGGCCCctaaaaagtgaaataaaagagCAGACACAGGCTGAGGAATCTCCAAAAAAAGCAAAGAGGACATTAGACAGATTCAATGGAATGTCAGTAGAGGAAGTCATGGCCAGAAAGCTACCAGATATCATCACCCATAATCTGGAAATGCTTATTGTGAGTTTCTGTTTATGATCTATACATTAATACAATTTACATATTGACTTTTACCTGTATGTATGTTTGACATTCTTTGctatttttttaatagattgGTATCAATCCAGGACTCTTGTCAGCCTACAAAGGAAGGCATTATCCAAATCCCGGGAaccatttttgtatgttttattaacctGATCTTATTCTTTGTAGagtatgtttatatatttatgcatgtgtttaaaatgtaatgtatgtttatgtgatTGTTTTATAGGGAAGTGCTTGTTTCTCTCTGGGTTGACCGATGAACAGCTGAACCACATGCACGATCAGACGCTACCTGAAAAGTATAGCATTGGTTTCACCAATATGGTGGAAAGGACTACGCCTGGGAGTAAAGACCTCTCAAAGTAGGTTTAACATGCATGCTGTGCCATACGTaatgatgaaaatgaatatttagGTGCAACATCCCAGGGACAATGTATGCCTAAAACCTTAAATTTTTGCAGTAAAGAGATCCGTGAAGGTGGTCACCAACTTTTGGAGAAGCTCCAGAAGTACAGGCCTTTAATCGCTGTCTTCAATGGAAAAGGTAAGAAGATTTGACTGtttactttgtatttttttatctgtCACATATTTTAAtccttttttaatatttaaggtatttatgaaatatttagcAAGGAGATTTTGGGAGTGAAAGCCAAGAACTTAGAATTTGGATTGCAACCTTACAAAGTGCCAGACACAGACACGGTAAGAGTTTCTTAATACCAATTGGATAGGATCTGagcatttcttgtgaaagaTGCATATTAATGGAACACGATATTGTGTTGACCAGGTTTGTTATCTGATGCCATCG contains:
- the tdg.2 gene encoding G/T mismatch-specific thymine DNA glycosylase isoform X2, whose translation is MAVRTPIKMEERQYSSLTAPMDYLQYWYQTNHQQFHPEQVPQYNQMVNIEGPMEDKVMTNLAVHQNLYMDQQQPQQLPIPPPDPPLTPAKGKKRGRPLKSEIKEQTQAEESPKKAKRTLDRFNGMSVEEVMARKLPDIITHNLEMLIIGINPGLLSAYKGRHYPNPGNHFWKCLFLSGLTDEQLNHMHDQTLPEKYSIGFTNMVERTTPGSKDLSNKEIREGGHQLLEKLQKYRPLIAVFNGKGIYEIFSKEILGVKAKNLEFGLQPYKVPDTDTVCYLMPSSSPRCAQFPRAQDKVHFYIKLKELRDQLKGVLPTQEIEETNYSFDLTLAKEDAKKMAIKEEQHDPGYEETCGHGSWAEPQPAFGVRSNGTDHVTDNRWTMQPFADQIPDIRCNSNNETT
- the LOC130552134 gene encoding ubiquinol-cytochrome-c reductase complex assembly factor 6, giving the protein MPAGVSWPRYLRMLTASMLSMFAGAQVVHQYYRPDLTIPDVPPKPGELRTELLGLKERQTDSEKQ
- the tdg.2 gene encoding G/T mismatch-specific thymine DNA glycosylase isoform X1 translates to MHLFCNLNDVLFFKGCIRTDLMKYFKHSGRRDSGLRYPDFHSAFLFFLRCLNRYQTNHQQFHPEQVPQYNQMVNIEGPMEDKVMTNLAVHQNLYMDQQQPQQLPIPPPDPPLTPAKGKKRGRPLKSEIKEQTQAEESPKKAKRTLDRFNGMSVEEVMARKLPDIITHNLEMLIIGINPGLLSAYKGRHYPNPGNHFWKCLFLSGLTDEQLNHMHDQTLPEKYSIGFTNMVERTTPGSKDLSNKEIREGGHQLLEKLQKYRPLIAVFNGKGIYEIFSKEILGVKAKNLEFGLQPYKVPDTDTVCYLMPSSSPRCAQFPRAQDKVHFYIKLKELRDQLKGVLPTQEIEETNYSFDLTLAKEDAKKMAIKEEQHDPGYEETCGHGSWAEPQPAFGVRSNGTDHVTDNRWTMQPFADQIPDIRCNSNNETT
- the tdg.2 gene encoding G/T mismatch-specific thymine DNA glycosylase isoform X3 produces the protein MVNIEGPMEDKVMTNLAVHQNLYMDQQQPQQLPIPPPDPPLTPAKGKKRGRPLKSEIKEQTQAEESPKKAKRTLDRFNGMSVEEVMARKLPDIITHNLEMLIIGINPGLLSAYKGRHYPNPGNHFWKCLFLSGLTDEQLNHMHDQTLPEKYSIGFTNMVERTTPGSKDLSNKEIREGGHQLLEKLQKYRPLIAVFNGKGIYEIFSKEILGVKAKNLEFGLQPYKVPDTDTVCYLMPSSSPRCAQFPRAQDKVHFYIKLKELRDQLKGVLPTQEIEETNYSFDLTLAKEDAKKMAIKEEQHDPGYEETCGHGSWAEPQPAFGVRSNGTDHVTDNRWTMQPFADQIPDIRCNSNNETT